In Aptenodytes patagonicus chromosome 8, bAptPat1.pri.cur, whole genome shotgun sequence, a genomic segment contains:
- the SSUH2 gene encoding protein SSUH2 homolog produces MEQEMKADSDPDLDPEPGRPLTPSAPPGWLDDCERIVQGRGAKPLPPPLDPPGKPGEQRSRPSFVQHSVPPMTEAAARQALLRFVASRCCYGSRAAGELAIRQLRQLGTYRYRLETFSESRLSEWAFEPFTKPGAARPPGDAPLDPWDVEVRAPPLFQGQTWRCRVPHSALVRDCHRCHGHGRSRCGVCHGAGRTRCVTCKGSRWRLKQQKRCQLCSGTGRKRCNTCSGRGSKTCATCQGEKKLQHFKQLVITWKNNVFEFVSEHHLNFPGELLSKVSGENIFKDENVAVYPIIDFPEPEISLASQRAIAEHSAAFATSSRILQQRQTIELIPITEVHYQYSGKPYLYYIYGLENKVYALDYPERCCCSCTIV; encoded by the exons ATGGaacaagaaatgaaagcagaca GTGACCCGGACCTGGACCCAGAGCCCGGACGTCCCTTGACGCCTTCTGCACCCCCGGGATGGCTGGATGACTGTGAGCGGATCGTCCAGGGCAGAG GAGCAAAGCCCCTGCCACCACCTTTGGACCCGCCAGGCAAgcctggggagcagaggagcaggccctCCTTTGTGCAGCACAG CGTGCCCCCGATGACAGAGGCGGCGGCCAGGCAAGCCCTCCTGCGCTTCGTGGCCTCCCGATGCTGCTACGGGAGCAGAGCCGCAGGAGAGCTGGCCATCCGGCAGCTGCGCCAGCTGGGGACGTACCGA TATCGACTGGAGACGTTCAGTGAGTCAAGGTTAAGCGAGTGGGCGTTCGAGCCCTTCACCA AGCCTGGAGCAGCCAGACCCCCCGGGGACGCCCCCCTCGACCCCTGGGACGTGGAGGTCAGGGCCCCCCCGCTCTTCCAGGGCCAGACTTGGCGCTGCCGGGTGCCCCACTCAGCGCTGGTCAGG GACTGTCACAGATGCCATGGTCACGGCCGGTCCAGGTGTGGGGTATGCCACGGGGCAGGTCGG ACGAGGTGTGTAACGTGCAAGGGATCCCGATGGAGGCTAAAGCAGCAAAAGAGATGTCAGCTTTGTTCAGGTACAGGTCGCAAAAG GTGCAATACCTGTTCTGGCCGGGGCAGCAAGACCTGTGCAACGTGTCAGGGAGAGAAAAAGCTCCAACATTTCAAGCAGCTGGTGATAACCTG GAAGAACAATGTCTTTGAATTTGTTTCTGAGCATCATCTGAACTTCCCAGGAGAGCTGCTCAGCAAAGTCAGTGGAGAGAAtatatttaaagatgaaaatgtGGCG GTGTACCCCATCATCGACTTTCCTGAACCCGAGATCTCCCTGGCCTCGCAGCGAGCCATCGCAGAGCACAGCGCGGCATTTGCCACGTCCTCCCGCATCCTCCAGCAG cgTCAAACAATCGAGCTAATCCCCATCACAGAAGTTCACTACCAGTATTCAGGGAAGCCTTACCTCTACTACATCTATGGGCTTGAAAACAAGGTGTATGCACTGGACTACCCCGagaggtgctgctgcagctgcaccaTCGTCTGA